In Chanodichthys erythropterus isolate Z2021 chromosome 18, ASM2448905v1, whole genome shotgun sequence, the following are encoded in one genomic region:
- the insm1b gene encoding insulinoma-associated protein 1b encodes MPKGFLVKRNKKAALVSYRIRSDEDGGSAPECQIAHIASSSPAPSASKPDSVISALPSDGAEAPVPVHKPVQFGNPEAVYQALYSPTRPVSKEHDRKYFERSLNLGSPVSAESFPTAASLTSLDHHLLFAPVDLKIGSSNSNRSGTASGAHAPAIRTGAKRPSSDAAERKSGKSAKKPKAIRKLNFEDEVTTSPVLGLKIKEGPVEPKPRAASGSTNKPLGEFICQLCKEEYSDPFSLAQHKCSRIVRVEYRCPECEKVFSCPANLASHRRWHKPRVPSAPKQPLQPAKAFPEDLRAEFPSDRDSPSPGLSESGSDDGLYDCQHCGKRFKRQAYLRKHILAHQALQNQILGEAFRNAESPDIVPSEDSQSPLNLSPADCLACPACGEKLPNRASLERHLRLMHDDSQAFPCKFCPATFYSSPGLTRHINKCHPTENRQVILLQMPVRNAC; translated from the coding sequence ATGCCCAAAGGATTCCTAGTGAAACGAAACAAGAAAGCGGCGCTCGTTTCGTACCGGATACGCTCGGACGAGGATGGAGGATCCGCTCCGGAATGTCAGATCGCGCATATCGCCTCGTCCTCACCCGCGCCCAGCGCCTCCAAGCCGGACAGCGTCATCTCGGCGCTCCCGTCGGACGGAGCAGAGGCACCGGTGCCGGTCCACAAGCCGGTGCAGTTCGGCAACCCGGAGGCGGTGTACCAAGCGCTGTACAGCCCCACCCGGCCCGTCAGCAAGGAGCACGACAGGAAATATTTCGAGAGAAGTCTGAATCTCGGTTCGCCCGTCTCTGCCGAATCGTTCCCGACCGCCGCCTCACTCACCAGCCTAGACCATCATCTTCTGTTTGCGCCGGTCGACTTGAAAATcggcagcagcaacagcaaccGGAGCGGAACGGCCAGCGGCGCGCACGCGCCCGCCATCCGGACCGGCGCCAAAAGACCCTCCTCTGACGCCGCCGAGCGTAAAAGCGGCAAAAGCGCCAAGAAACCCAAAGCCATACGCAAACTCAACTTCGAGGATGAGGTGACGACTTCCCCGGTGCTGGGCCTGAAAATCAAAGAGGGGCCCGTGGAGCCAAAGCCCCGAGCGGCCTCGGGCAGCACCAACAAGCCCCTGGGAGAGTTCATCTGCCAGCTTTGCAAAGAAGAATACTCGGACCCGTTCTCTTTGGCACAGCACAAGTGCTCCCGGATAGTGCGGGTGGAGTACAGGTGTCCCGAGTGCGAGAAGGTCTTCAGCTGTCCGGCGAACCTGGCCTCGCATCGGCGCTGGCACAAACCGCGCGTGCCGAGCGCGCCCAAACAACCGCTCCAACCCGCCAAAGCTTTCCCCGAAGACCTGAGAGCGGAGTTCCCCAGCGACAGAGACTCCCCGAGCCCGGGTCTGTCCGAATCCGGCTCGGACGACGGGCTCTACGACTGCCAGCACTGCGGGAAGAGATTCAAGCGCCAGGCTTACCTGAGGAAGCACATCCTGGCGCACCAAGCGCTCCAGAATCAAATCCTCGGGGAGGCGTTTCGCAACGCGGAGAGCCCCGACATCGTGCCGTCGGAGGACAGTCAAAGCCCGCTCAATCTAAGCCCCGCGGACTGTCTCGCGTGCCCAGCCTGCGGAGAGAAGCTGCCCAACCGGGCGAGTCTGGAGCGACACCTGCGCCTCATGCACGACGATTCCCAGGCGTTTCCCTGCAAGTTCTGCCCTGCCACTTTCTACAGCTCGCCGGGTCTCACCAGGCACATCAACAAATGCCACCCCACCGAAAACAGGCAAGTCATCCTACTCCAGATGCCCGTGCGCAATGCCTGCTGA